AAGAGCAACCAGTAAAGAATTAAAGCCGATGAAATCGTTGCAGATATTACAGTTGCAATTGCAGCACCTGACACTCCTAATCCAAAGTAGTATATGAAAATTGGATCAAGAATTATGTTAAGAATAGCAGTGGCAGCCATTGCATACATTGGTCTCTTAACATCCCCTTCTGCCCTAAGTATACCTGAAGCAACGCTTGAAAATATCAGGAAGATTAATCCCCCAAAGACAATTTGTCCATATTGTATTGCTAGGTTGAGTGATGCGCCAGCACCCATTGCCAGAAGTATATCCTTAAGAAAGATCAATATAAATACAGTTAACATGGCTGAAAGGATCAGTGTAAGGATTAAGGAGTGTATTGCAGCATTGTCAGAACCTTTTTTGTTATTTGCACCTATACATCGCGATATTAATGAATTTGCACCGGCACCAAGACCGTTTCCTAACCCTATCACCATCATAAATAGTGGTGTGATAAATCCTAATGCTGCCAGAGAGTTTGGTCCAAGTCCTGCAACCCATATGCTGTCTGCCAGATTGTAAGCCATCATAAGAAGCATTGAAATTATCATTGGGATAGAAAGAGCACGTATTGCCTTTTTTGGATCTCCTGTGATCATTGATACTCGTTTATCCACGCTCCCAATGGATATTTCATTATTAGAATTATTCATTTTTTATTTTCTCCATTTCTATTTACTTTTTCCAAGCTATTGATAGCTAGGATTTTTAAAATTTCAAATAATCTACTGTATTCCTCTTCAGAGAACTTTGAACAAATAGAATTTTCCCATTCTTGTTCAATATTTGTTATCTTGGGAACTGTCCTCTTTCCCTTATCAGTTAAATAAATAAAGTATCTTCTGCGGTTTTTTGAATCCACTTTCCTGAAAAGATAGTTTTTATCTTCAAGTTTCCTTAAAGCACGAGCAACAGTTCCTTTATCAATGTGAAAATGTGCTGCTAGCTCTTCTTGAGTGATACCCTCTTCATTTGAGAGCACCATTATAAATGGGAATTGACCGGGAGTTATATCCATATCCCCCACCCTATCGTTAAGGTACATCATTCTTGTTCTATGTATCATAGACACAATAAGTCCAAGTGGAATCTTGGAATTATTAATTTTAAGTAACTTTTCAGCTTTGTACATAGTAAAATACTCCTTTATTTAATAAAAAATTCAATACTAGATTAGAAAAGAAATATTAATTTTATTACATTTTTTTATAAAAGTTGCATATTCAACTAATATATAAAAAAAGTTCATTTAGACATTACTAACGATTATTTTAAAATTTAGTATCAATTAACTTATTATTATTAGATAGTATATTACACCATATAAATGTTGCCTATGCAACAATTGTTTATGCAACGATACATTTTTTTCATAGACAACATTTAAAATAAAAATTAAAGAATCCAAATGCTTAATAATATAATTTAAGTCAGTAAATTATTATTCAACTTCCCTATGCTCAACTTCGGGACATGTCCAATCTCTGCAGAAACTCATTACCATCTTACCCTTATCTGTGGTAATATAAAATCTCCAACAATCACCATTATAGGGTTTGAATTTGATGTCAACTATTTTTTTACCAACCAGTTTACCAAGAGCTTCATTACACTCCTTTGTACGTTCTTCCACCTTCATGGATAGTTCCCCTCTACTTACATTAACTTTATTTCAAGAGCTAATATTATTTTATGTTTTTTCTATAATTTAAATTCATAAAAAAATTTAAATTTGAAATAGTGATGGATATATCCCATTAAAATAAGCCTAATCTTCAGATAAGAGATTAAATACTTCGATATAATTATCAGGTCTATTTTCATGCCTTTTAATATTTTTACTCAAATTTCTGAAGAATTCTGCAGTTGCCTTACTCATAATAGGATTCTGTTTTTCCGAAAGCATTTCAACTACTTCCCTCATTTCTTCTGAACGCCTTTCAGCATGAAATGCAGCAGATATTATCCTTGAAACAGATGAATCTGTAAAATCCTGTCCTTCTGTTTCTGAAATGTAATTAAGAACTTCCTTATCTATACCCATTTTAAAAGCATGATAAATTGACTCAAAAAGTAATGCAGAAACGCCCTTGGTATAGGCACTTCTAAGAAGTTTTATTCCTGAAGCTTGACCATTTTCATCCCCAACAACTGTAATATTCATCCCATAATCTTCTAATTCTGCAAAAGCCCCGGCAAAAGCACCTGAAGCTATTACCTTCACATTAATTCCATTTTTCAAAACAGAACCAATTATAGCCGCATCAACTGTTTTTCCATTTTCGATCATTCCCAAAGTCTTCCTAACAGTTTTTGGAGAAACATTGTTCATATCCACATAGATACCCTTAGAATATTTCCCAACCATCTCAGCAACATCAATAGCATTTGAAGGTACAACTGAAGATATGAGAATATCCGACCTTTCTGCCAGCATTCTATACGAGTTGTATAACTTCACTTTAGTTTTTTTGGCCATTTCCTTTGTTCTGGTACCTCTATCTAAAATACAAGTATAAACATCGGCACCATTTTCCATAAGACCCTGAGATAAGGTTGATGCAACCTCTCCAAATCCAATAAATCCAACTTTCATAATAACCACTTTTAACCATTTAATTTTGTACAATTCCTAAATTTACCATCCCAAATATCCACTTAACAGATAAACACCTGCAATTATGATTATAACTCCTGAAAAGATTCTTATTTCATTAGAATACTTCATTATACGATTAAAAGGTAGTTTAGATGCCAAAAATGCTATTAGTAACAATGATACAGAAAATCCAACTGCAAATAATAACATATTTTCTGTACTGTATATCCAGTTACCTGTAGCTGCACTGTAAGCTGCTACTGCAACTATATATGGACCATAACAAGGTGACCAAGCAAGGGAAGTTAAAATTCCAATTAAGAATGATCCTGCAGTTTCATTTTTGGGATTAGGTTTGTATGAGTAATTGAAAATATTTCTGTTCACGATAAAATATATTCCCAATACAATTATAAGAATTGCAGCAATCAACCGGAAATAATAGATGTAATGGTTTATAGCAACGGTAAAAATTGCGGTTGAAACAGTTAAAACTGCAAAAACTATGTAAAAACCTATTATAAATGCAAGAATATCCTTAGTTTTGCGGTTTAAAATTGAATGCCCTACTACTATTGGTATCAATGGAAGAACACATGGAGAAACAACTGATACTAGTCCGGCTGAAAATGAGAATAAAAATCCAACATCCATTAAATATTCACCTCAGATTATATTTAAAAGTTCTGTAGCTGATACAAATCCTGTCTGCCTTTTAATTTCATTTCCATTTGAATCTAGTATAAGAAGTGTTGGATAACCGTACACTTTGTATTTGGAGGTGATATCTGGATACAAATCCCCATTTATTTTTACAAGAACATATTTCTGCGCAAATTTCTCTTTAACCTTCTGGTCTGTAAATGTTTCTTTATTTAGTTCTTTGCAGTAACCACACCAGTCAGCATAAAAATCAATGAAAACTAGTTTATTTGATTTTTGAGACAATTTTAAAGCAGAATTTAGATCAGTATTCCACTGGAGATTTATTTGATCATTTTGATTTTGTAGCTGTTTGGAATTATTCTGTCCTTGAAAACTTGAAATTGTAAATATAATACCTACACATACCACAACAACTACAAATACAAGTAATATTTTTTTCAAATAGTCCATGATCTGCTTATATAATCATAGTATAACTATTTTGCTAAAAGTTGTTAACTTTCTAATTAAATCTGTATCAAATTTAAGAATTGTTAAAGTTAAGATTTATTGCTTAACATTAAAACAATATTATCTCCAAGATCAACACCTATATCCCTTGCTACTGGCCTGCATTTAGCATTTAGGAGGCAAAAGACGGGTTTCATCTTCAGATCCATTTCACCTAAACCTTCATAATTGCCCAATCCCTTGGCTATAACCATGTCAGATTCATGGAATAATTTCATAAACTCTGCAGACACATCCTGTTCTATCACTCCAATTGAATCTGTACCTGTTGTTGTGAGTTTGGCTAAATCATTTAAACCTATTTTTAGAGCATCCTCAATACATGCGTCATTTAATATAGGTTTTTCTTTAAGGGCAACTGTAACTTCAACATCATATTCTACTAGTTTTTCTATAAGAATCTTATCAAAAACAATTTCTCCTATGTTATCTGCAAGATAAAGAACTGTTTTACATTTATTTAATTCATTTTCAAGCTCTTTTGAATGGTCTAAAGTAGGATTTTTCCCCATAGTTTTAGTTATCAAAGATTCCATGTCCGTATCCAATCCAAGAGCACCAAAATCAATGACGTTACCTGCTAATACAACTTTTTAGATCTTTTTCTTCCCCTAGAATTTTTTTAACTTTTGGAAGAAAATCCATTGCAATATCATTAGATATTTCCCTTTCTTTGCTGTAAGGATCTTTATT
This sequence is a window from Methanobacterium sp. SMA-27. Protein-coding genes within it:
- a CDS encoding MarR family winged helix-turn-helix transcriptional regulator, which gives rise to MYKAEKLLKINNSKIPLGLIVSMIHRTRMMYLNDRVGDMDITPGQFPFIMVLSNEEGITQEELAAHFHIDKGTVARALRKLEDKNYLFRKVDSKNRRRYFIYLTDKGKRTVPKITNIEQEWENSICSKFSEEEYSRLFEILKILAINSLEKVNRNGENKK
- a CDS encoding DUF1932 domain-containing protein, which produces MKVGFIGFGEVASTLSQGLMENGADVYTCILDRGTRTKEMAKKTKVKLYNSYRMLAERSDILISSVVPSNAIDVAEMVGKYSKGIYVDMNNVSPKTVRKTLGMIENGKTVDAAIIGSVLKNGINVKVIASGAFAGAFAELEDYGMNITVVGDENGQASGIKLLRSAYTKGVSALLFESIYHAFKMGIDKEVLNYISETEGQDFTDSSVSRIISAAFHAERRSEEMREVVEMLSEKQNPIMSKATAEFFRNLSKNIKRHENRPDNYIEVFNLLSED
- a CDS encoding cytochrome c biogenesis CcdA family protein, with translation MDVGFLFSFSAGLVSVVSPCVLPLIPIVVGHSILNRKTKDILAFIIGFYIVFAVLTVSTAIFTVAINHYIYYFRLIAAILIIVLGIYFIVNRNIFNYSYKPNPKNETAGSFLIGILTSLAWSPCYGPYIVAVAAYSAATGNWIYSTENMLLFAVGFSVSLLLIAFLASKLPFNRIMKYSNEIRIFSGVIIIIAGVYLLSGYLGW
- a CDS encoding thioredoxin domain-containing protein codes for the protein MDYLKKILLVFVVVVVCVGIIFTISSFQGQNNSKQLQNQNDQINLQWNTDLNSALKLSQKSNKLVFIDFYADWCGYCKELNKETFTDQKVKEKFAQKYVLVKINGDLYPDITSKYKVYGYPTLLILDSNGNEIKRQTGFVSATELLNII
- a CDS encoding DUF89 domain-containing protein is translated as MDTDMESLITKTMGKNPTLDHSKELENELNKCKTVLYLADNIGEIVFDKILIEKLVEYDVEVTVALKEKPILNDACIEDALKIGLNDLAKLTTTGTDSIGVIEQDVSAEFMKLFHESDMVIAKGLGNYEGLGEMDLKMKPVFCLLNAKCRPVARDIGVDLGDNIVLMLSNKS